CAACGGGTCGGTAAACCGGTAGCCGCCGGCGATCACGAGCACGCCCGCGGCGATCCGGGCCGACGCCCGCCAGTAGGCGCCGTACTCCTCCGGAGACAGTTCCATGCCGACGACTGTGCGGGCGGTCTACAAAAACGCTCTCACCGATCCGCCAGTTCGTCGGCGACGGTTTCGGCGACGACCAGCGAGATTCCCTCCGAGACGTATCGAAAGCCGATGAAGACGCCGAGCAGTCCGACCACGCTACCGAAAACTCCGCCGACGAGGTCGTACTGGCCGTAGAGAAACGCGGCGGCCGCCCACGGAGCCGCGGCCGCGACCGCCCCGCCGGTCATGAGCGCCGCCGCGTCCCAGAACGTGTTCGTCTCGACCATACCGGACGGAGCAAGGGGTTCGCCGAAAACGTTCCGGAACTGATCGGTTCGATACGACCGACTCACCGAACGCCGTCTCGGAGCTGGCCCGCGACTCGAGCGCCAGTCGCCCGCTCGAGCCGCCGCGCCTCGAACACCTCGCGGGCGCTTTCGGCGGCCGTCTCGTCGATGCGGAACGCGAGGTTCGGGTACGCCACGCGAGCCAGGACGAGCGGCTCCGGCGGGGCGGGGGCGACCCCCTCGTGGCCCGGCAGCGGGTCGGGTCCGAGAACGCGGTCGATCTTCGCGAGCGGCTCTGCGCCGGTGCCGACGTCTCGGGCCAGCGAGACGAGGCGGCGGACGAGTTCGCGCGAAAAGCCCGGTGCCGAAACGGTGACGACGAGGTAGTCGCCGTCGCGGCTCGCCTCGAGGCGGGGCTCCCGTTCCGTGTTTCGGTCGTCGGGCGTGAGGTTGTGGAAGTCGTGGAAACCGGAGAGCGCCTCGAGCGCCTCGCGAAAGCGGTCGTCGTCGACGGGATCGGCTCCCGAAGGGCCCGGTGTTGCCCCCGTGGGGGGCGCGTAGAGGTGGTAGACGTACTCCCGACGAACGGCGTGGTGGGTCGCGTGGAAGCCGTCGGGGGTGTCCGCTGCGGCCCAGGCGCGGACGTCGGCGGGGAGTTCGGCGTTCAGCGCTCGAGGGGTGAGCCAGTCGGGTACCTCGAGCCCGATCGTCTGGGCGAGCGCCGACACTCCCGCGTCGGTTCGGCCTGCGGCGGCGTACCCCGCGGGTCGGTGGGCGTCGGGGGCGAGGACCTCGAGCCGTCGAAGGGCGTCGAAAATCGCGTCCTCGACGGTGGAGACGTCCGGCTGGCGCTGGAAGCCGTAGTAGCCGGCCCCGTCGTAGGCGATCCGGAACGCGCGCGGGTGCATCAGTTTCGAGGCAGGGGCGGAGGGGTGTTATACCGTTCGCTGGGCGCCCCTCGCACCCGCCGCGTCTGTACGGCCTGCATACTCCGGGGGTGGGGCCTTCCCCCAGAGCGGCGGACGTGGGTGTATGACGGAGACAACCGAGCGTGAAGCCGACCCCCATGAAACCGTGCGGAACGTGGTGTTCGTCGTCCTCGACACGGCGCGAGCGACGAGCGTATCCGAGCGGACGATGCCGACGCTCGCCGCCCTCGCCGACGAGGGGACGACGTTCGACCGCGCGTTCGCGACCGCACCCTGGACCCTTCCCTCACACGCCTCGATATTCACCGGCACTTACCCCTCCGAACACGGCGCCCACGGCGGTCACACCTACCTCGAGGACTCGCTGCGAACGCTTCCCGAGGCGTTCGACGCGGCGGGGTACGACACCGTCGGCGTCTCGAACAACACCTGGATCACCGAGGAGTTCGGCTTCGACCGCGGGTTCGACGACCTCCGGCGGGGCTGGCAGTACATCCAGTCGGACACCGACATGGGCTCGGTCGTCCGCGGCGAGGACGTCCACGAGAAACTCGAGGCGACGCGGGACCGCCTGTTCGAGGGGAACCCGGTCGTCAACGCCGCCAACGTCCTCTACAGCGAGGTGTTCCAGCCTGCAGGCGACGACGGCGCCGATCGGACGACGAACTGGATGCGCGACTGGCTCGCCTCGCGGTCGCGCGACCGGCCGTTTTTCCTGTTCTGTAACTACATCGAACCCCACGTCGAGTACGACCCGCCGCGGGCGTACGCCGAGCGGTTCCTCCCCGAGGGCGGCAGCTACGAGGAGGCGACCGCGATCCGCCAGGACCCCCGCGCCTACGACGTCGGCGACTACGAGCTCACCGAGCGGGAGTTCGCGCTCCTCCGGGGGCTCTACCAGGCGGAACTGGCCTACGTCGACGACCAGCTCGAGCGGCTGCGGGCCGCCCTCGAGGACACCGGCCACTGGGAGGACACCCTGCTTGTCGTCTGCGGCGATCACGGCGAGCACGTCGGCGAGCACGGGTTCTTCGGCCACCAGTACAACCTGTACGACACTCTCCTGCACGTCCCGCTCGTGTTTCACGGCGGCGCCTTCACCGGCGGCGGCCGCCGGAGCGAGCTGGTCCAGCTGCTCGACCTCCCCGCGACGCTGCTCGAGGCGACCGGGCTCACCGACGCCGAACTGACCGAGCAGGGCCACGGCCGCTCGCTGTACCCGGGATCTCGGTCCGAACCGCGCGACGCGGTGTTCGCCGAGTACGCCGCCCCGCAGCCGTCGATCGACCGACTCGAGGCGCGCTTCGGCGAGGTTCCCGAGCGCGTCCGGGCGTTCGACCGCCGGCTCCGGGCGATCCGGACGGACGAGTACAAGTACGTCGTCGGCGACGACGGCTTCGAGCGCCTCCACCACCTCGTCTCCGACCCGCGAGAGCGCGTCGACGTCTCGAGCGAACGCCCCGAACGGGCGGCCGAACTCGGCGCGCGACTCGAGGGCCAGTTCGACGGGGTCGAGGCGACGACGGCGGCGAGTAGCGTCGCGATGCGCGAGTCGACGAAGGATCGGCTGGCGGACCTGGGCTACCTGTAGTTACCGCGCAGACGGGATCGGGACGGTCTCGACGCCCCGACACTCGATCCGGGTGCCGCCCGCCTCGCTGGTCGTGACCGAACAGTCCCAGTCGTACGCCGCCGCGAGGTGAGCGACGAAGGTGAGCCCGAGCCCGATCCCGTTCGAGTCGGTGGTGTAACCGGCCTCGAACACGTCGCTTCGGTCCGCCTCCGGAATCCCGCGGCCGTCGTCGGCGACGTAGAAGCCGTCCTCGAGGCCGCCGAGACGGACGGAAACCGCGTCGCCGCCGTGTTGGACCGCGTTTCTGAACAGGTTCTCGAGCAGGTAGTGGACGTGGACCGGGTCGGCCCGGATCGTCCGATCGTCGTCGACCGTCAGCGTCGCCCCCTCGGCGGTGACCTCGGCCCACGCGTCGGCGGCCGCGTCCGCCAGGTCGACCGTCTCGCCGTCGATGGCGACGTCACCGCTCCGTGCGGTGATGAGGAGGATGTCGATCATCTCCTCGATCCGCTCGAGCGCCGTCTCGACCTCGCCAGCCGCCCGGTCGTCTCCGTCGACGGCGGACGCCAGATACACCTGGGCGATCGAAAGCGGGTTCCGGAGCTCGTGGGCGAGCATCCGCGAGAGGCTCTCCAGGCGGTCGTTCTGCCGTCCGAGCTGGCGTTTGTGCGCCTCAGCCTCCCGCGCTCGAGTGACGGCTCTGGCCTCGTTGAGTCCGATGGCGAGGCCGGCAACGCCCCCCACGGCGGTCACGAGCGCGGCCGTCCAGAGCGGGTTCTCGTTGGTGACGGCGGGGTTGGCGACGACGAGCCCGAAGACCGCGCTCATCACGACGAGCCCGCCGATACACCAGCCCGCGATCCGCCAGTACGTCTCGGGGTGGAGGTCGGTTCGCGGGAGCCGGTAGCCGCCGTACAGGATCGCGAGTCCGGGGCCGCCGACGAGGACGAAGTCGATGAGCGCCGCGACCAGCGGCTGACCGGTCGCCACGTTGATGAGAACGCGGCCCGCGGCGTAGGCGATGTACAGCTCACCGAGGAGGACGATGACGCGCCTGCCATCGACTCGGGAGTCGGCGAGCGAGGAGATGGACATGGTGCGGTACCGCGTGGTTCCAGACCTCCGCTCTTAGTAATATGGCTGTTTTTATAGAATGCGGCGCGGCTCGTCGGATCGAACCGACGGCTGAGTATCGGCCGTGACCGCTCACTCGAGGGTCTTCGGCACCCACTTCCGGTACGGGTCGTCGGTTCGCTCCATCCACGACACCAGCCGATCTGCCAGCTTCCGGCGCACGCCTTCGTACTCGGGGTGGTCGATCAGGTTGTGTAGCTCTGCGGGGTCCGCCTCGAGGTCGTACAGTTCGTTCACGTCGGGGCCGTTGTAGACGAGCTTGTACTCCGCCGTTCGAACCATCCGCTGAGTGTAGAGGCCGAACTCCTCGCCGTGGTACTGGGCGAACGTCGAGTCGGGCCACGCCTCCGGTAGCTTCCCCTCGAGTAACGGGAGGAGACTCCGGGCGTCGAACTCCTCGGGGATCGGAGCGTCGCCGACCTCGAGGAACGTGGGCGCGAGGTCGTGGAGGTGAACCGGCGCCTCGCAGCGCGTTCCGGGCTCGACGACGCCCGGCCAGCGCACCTGCAGGGGGACGTGGTAGGTCTCCTCGTACATCAGCGGTCCCTTGTTGAACTGGCGGTGACTGCCGGTGAAGTCGCCGTGGTCCGATGCGTGGACGATCATCGTGTCGTCGGCGAGATCGAGTTCATCGACGGCCTCGAGGATCCGGCCGAACTGGTCGTCGATCAGCGAGACGAATCCCCAGTACTTCGCGACGGCTTCGGCCCAGGTGTCCCAGTCGAAGTCGGCGACGCCGCGATAGTGGAGGAACTGCTCGTGAACCGCGGGTTTGCCGTCGTACGTCTCGGCGTAGCTCTCCCAGGGGACGACCTCGCTCGCGTCGTACATCGAGGCGTAGGGTTCGGGAACCACGTAGGGGTGGTGGGGGCCGTAGAAGTCCGCCCGGTGGAAGAACGGCGCGTCGGCGTCGGGGCGCTCGTCGTCGGCGTGGGCCTCGAGGGCGTCGATGGTGCGCTCGGCCAGGAAGTACGCCCGCGTCGCCTCGACGTCGACGGGGGTTTCGGCGGCGACGAGGGTGCCCTCCTCGGGGTCGTTGTGGGTGTAGATCTCGTCGGTGAGAGCCGTCGCCTCGAGCGGTACGCCCAGGTCCGCGCGGTACTCCCGGAACGCCGTGTCGATGTCGTCGTGGTGTCTGTCGCTGCCACCGAGGTACTCGAAGCCGAAGTCCTCGGGGATCTGGTCGCGGCCGACGTGCCACTTGCCGGTGTAGGTGAGGTCGTAGCCGGCGTCGGCGAGCGCGTCGGAGAACGTCGGCAGCTCCGGGGGGAGGTTCGCCCGGATCGCGTCGGCCTCGTGGCAGTTGTTGAGCATTCCGTGGCCGTGCGGGAACCGTCCCGTGAGCAGGGAGGCGCGCGCGCTCGTACAGATGCTGATCGGGGTGTACGCCGCCGTAAATCGCACCCCCTCACTCGAGAGCCGGTCGAACGCCGGCGTCGCCACGGGCGGCCCGTCGGGGGCGGTGCAGTCGTACCGTTCCTGGTCGGTGAGGACGAACAGGACGTTCGGGCGGGCGTCTGCCATCACTCGTCGTACGGCAACCCGTCGGTTAACGTTACGCGTGGCGCTCGCGCCACTCGCCCGGCTCGACGCGCACGCGATCACCGTCGACGACGGTCACGACGTGGTCGTGGATCGGGAACGAGACCGAGCCCGCTCGCGCCTCCGCGGAGCGCCGCGGCGCGAACAGCCCCTCGAGCGCTTCGGGGTCGAGACAGTCGTAGAGCGGTTCGACCTCGAGAGGGTCGCAGCCGGCGGCGGTCGCGACGGCGTCGACGATCACGCAGACGAGCGAGTCGTCCCGGGTCGGGTCGTACCGGGTCTCGTAGCCGTCAGCCGGGTCGTCGGGCAGCCCGCCCTCGAGCGGGTCGTCCGGGCCGGTGTCGGGAGAGAGGTCCGGCGGGTCCCCGCCGTCCTCGAGCGAGGGCGGCCGGGTCGGTGACTCGTCGGTGTCGCGGATGTCGGCCATCAGTGTCCCACCTCGAGTCGGGACTCGACGTCCGCGGTCGTCCCGTGGTCAGATCGACGGAGAGAGGTCGTCATAGAACGTAGTGATGGTAAGGGGGGCGGCGGTCGTGAGGATAGTGCGTCTACATAGAACGGTTTCAAGGCAGTCGTCCGCGGTCGCGGCGCCTCACTCGGACGACGACTCGAGGTCGGCGGCGACCGTGCTCCCGACCAGTCGCGACAGCCCTCGCCGGAGCCGGCGGGAAACCGCGCGCTGACTCACGCCGAACTCCGCGGCGAGGTCGGTCTGGGTCACCCCCTGGGGCTCCTCGAAGTAGCCCCGGTCGTACGCCAGTCGGATCGTCTCGCGCTGGTCGTCGGTCAGCTGGTAGCCGCCGTCGAGCGGCGTCGTGCTGGCCGTGTAGATGCGGTTGAGTTCGACCGGCACCTCGTGTCTGTGACAGTACCGCTGGAACGAGCGGATCTGCTCTCGCTCGCCGAAGCGGAGTTCGAACCGCCAGCCGTCGGTCGTGGCGCGCCCGTTGAGGATCGTCGCGCCGATGCGGGTGATTCCGCGGACGAACCCCTCGACGTCGCTGTTCCATCGCGCCCGATAGAGGTGTTCCTCCGGCGTCTCCGAGATCAGCTCGAGCGACAGGACGGCCTCGCGCTCGAGGAGTCGGCGCTCGAAGGCCTCGAAGTCGGCACACCCCCGAACCCAGAAGAACGGGAGGACACCCTCCTCGGTCGGGACGATCCGCTCGAGGTCGATGCGAACGGAGGGCTCCGCCTCGATCGCCACGCCCAGGGGGAACTCGGCGAGCGGCAGGCGAAAGTCGGCGATCGTCGCCATAGCCGCGCTACACCACCGCCCGCTAAAAAGACCGGGCCGTCCCGCGCCGGCTCACTCGGCGAACTCGTCGTACGTCGGGCGGTCGGCGTCGCCGGGGAACGACGACACCGGCACCTGGACCTGGTCGCCGCTCTCCATCTCCTTTAGCGTGATTTCGTCGTTCCCGAGGTCGCGCTCGCCGACGATCACCGTCGTCTCGGCGTTGATCGAGTCGGCGTACTCGAGCTGGGCGCCGAAGGAGCGACCGGCGACGTCGCTCTCGACGACGTGGCCGCGCTCGCGGAGGTCACGGGCGATCCGCGCCGCCTCGGCGCGGGTGTCGCCCACCGAGAGGACGTAGTAGTCGGTCGACACCGCCTCCTCGGGCCAGACGCCCGCGCGCTGACAGAGCAGCGAGAGGGTGGCGTGGCCGGGCGCGACGCCGACGGCGGGCGTGGGTTGACCGCCGAACTGCTCGATGAGGTCGTCGTAGCGCCCGCCGCCGAAGATCGACCGTGAGACCTCGCCCGCGGAGTCGAAGCACTCGAAGACGATGCCGGTGTAGTAGTCGAGTCCGCGGGCGGTCTCGAGGGAGATCGTACAGTACTCCCGGGCGCCGACGTCCTCGGCGGCCGCGAGCACGTTCTCGAGGTTCTCGACGGCCGCAGTCACCCGCTCCGTGCCGGCGACCGCCTCGACCGCCTCCAGATCGCCGCTGGCGATCAGGTCGTCGAACTCGGCGGCCTGGTCGGGGGAGAGGCCGGCGTCGACCAGCAGGTCGTGGTACTCCGCGGTTTCGAGCTTCTCCGACTTGTCGACGGCGCGGATCGCCGCCTCGGTGTCGACGTCGGCGTCGTAGCTCTCGAGAACACCCCCGAGAAGGTCGCGGTGAGAGATGCGGAACTCGAAGTGCTCCCCCGTGAGCCCGAGGCCCGTGAGCGCGTCGGCCGCCCACGCCAGCACTTCGGCGTCGGCTTCGGGTTCAGAGGAGCCGAAAACGTCGACGTTCGTCTGGTAGAACTCGCGCTGGCGACCCTGCTGGACCTGCTCGTAGCGCCAGAACGGCCGGGTCGAGAACCACTTGATCGGCTTGGCCAGCGCCTGCTGTTTGGCGACGACCATCCGGGCCACCGTCGGCGTCAGTTCGGGGGTGAGCGTGACGTGGCGGCCGCCCCTGTCCTCGAAGGCGTACAGCTCGTCGACGATCTCGTCGCCGCTCTTGTCCGTCCACATCTCTGCGCGTTCGAGCGCCGGCGTTCCGATCTCGCGGAAGCCGTAGCTGCGGGCGGTTTCCTCGAGCGTGTCGATGGTCGCCCGCCTGGCGGCCATCTCGCCGGGGTAGAAGTCTCGAAAGCCCTTGATCCGGTCGTACATGTCCGGTGGTTTGGGCAGCGCGCACTTCTAAGTTCCTGCTCGAGCGCCGTCGACTCGAAAAACCGGACTACCGAACGCCGGTCACGTGGGTCTGCTCGTGGGCGGGGAACCACTGCTCGAGCGCGCGTTCGCCCTCCCGGTCGGCGATGAGCGCGCGGAGTTCGGCCTCGTAGTCGGCGCGGGTGATCTCCTCGCTCGGGCCGACGGTGACGTCGAGGGTGGCGTCGACGAGGCGGTCGACGGCGTTCCGGCCGAACCCCGACAGCGGCGCGATGTAGTCGACGCCGTGGCGGTCCTCCAGGCTCTGGGCCTGGGCGCGCGAGACCGTCGGCACCCGGTCGTCGCGGCGGGTGCCGTCGGCGACGGCGTCGAACCCGTTCGCCGCCACCGTCTCGAGGGCGTGCTGGTGGACGAGCTGGATCCCGTTGCGGGGGAAGCCGTCCTCGCGGATCCGGTCGACGGCCTCTGTGGCGACCCCGGGGTCGAGCTCGAGGCGTTCGAAGTCGAACCCGGTGGTCTCGGCCGTCTCCCGGGCGTGTTCCCAGTCGTCGGTGATCCCGAAGTGTGCGGTGACGAGCGTGACGTCGTAGAACTCACGGAGGAGCAACGCCGCGAGCGTCGAGTCCTTGCCGCCGCTGTAGAGCAGTCCCAGCCGCATCAGCGCCGCTGGATGTCGAAGCTCTTCTTCTCGGGCTGGAGTTCCTTGAGGAGTTTCTTCATCTGGGCGTCGTCGATCTTGCCCTGAATGCGGCCGCTCTGGGCGAGCGCGACGACCTGGCGTTCGACCTGCTCGCCGAACTGCTGTTTGCTCATCTTGACCGTGTTGAGTCGCTTCCTGGCGTCGTCGGTCAGGTACTGCCGGAGGATCGCCTGCTTCTGGGCGTCGGCTTGCTGCTGGGCCGCCTCCTGGGCCTCCTCGTTCTGCTGTTGGCCGGCCTGCTCCTGGAGCTGCTCCATCTTCTGTCGGCGCAGTTCCTCGAGTTCGTCCTCGTCGGGAGTGCCGCTCATACCCCACCGTTGGCCGTACCAGGGGAAAATGATTACGGACGCCGCGTCCGCTCGAGGGCGCGAACTGCCGGTACGGACGCGAACGTCGGAGAAGCCGTCTTACGCGTAGCGCTCGAGTTCCGGGCGGTCGAGGTCTTCGAGGACGTTGCCCGCGGTCTCGTCGAGGAGGCTGCGCCCCTCGGCGGTGATGCGTCGGCCCTCGCCCTCGGCGGTCTCGACGAGGTCCTCCTCCTCGAGTTGCTGGAGGATGGTCCGGATGAGGTTCCGGGAGCCGTCGACGCGCTTGTCGGGGGCGACGCGGTAGCGGGTCGAACCGCGTTTGGCACCGCCGTACTCGGTGGCGAGGCGGCTGACGCCGATCGGACCGTTGTCGGCGACCTTGCGGAGGAGGCTGGCCGCGCGGATCGCCCAGAAGTTCTCCTGTTCGGGTGGCAGCTCGCGGTCGACGCCGCTCTTGGTGAACTGCGCCCACTCGGGTTCCTCGAGTCGCTCCTCGAAGTCGTCGGCGAGCGCCTCGATGAGGGCATCCGCCGGAACGTCGTACATCGTAGCCATTGGCGTTTCGTTCCCTTCGGCGGCATTTAAGGCCATCGTTGTCCGCTCGCGGGCCGTCTCCGCGGCCGTAGCGACGCGGCCGGCTCGCGCCTCGACCGGTTCGTTTTTCGCTCTCGCCTCGAGAGGGACCGTATGGACGAACGCGCCGCGCTGGCGCTGTTAGAGAGCGAGCTCGAGCCGGTCGGCGACGACGCGGCGGTCGTCGACGGACTCGTCCTCACGATCGACATGCTCCACGAGCGGACGGACTTCCCCGCCGGGACGAGCCGCTACACCGCCGGCTGGCGGTCGGTGGGCGCGTCGCTGTCCGACGTCGCGGCGATGGGTGCCGAGGCGACCGCGGCCGTCGCCGCCTACGCCGCCCCCGAGTTCGACGAGGCGGAGCTGCTGGCGTTCGTTCGCGGCGCCCGCGACGTCTGTGAACGCGTCGACGCCCGGTACGTCGGCGGCGACCTCGACGGCCACGAGGAGTTCACCGTGGCCTCGACGGCGGTCGGCCGCGTCGACGAGCCGGTGTACCGCTCTGGCGCCGGCGTCGGCGACCGCGTCTGCGTTACCGGCGCGCTCGGCCGGAGCGCCGCGGCCCTCGAGCTGTTCGAACGCGCCGACGAAACCGGCGACGAACGCGCTCGCGAGCGAGCCAACGACCTGTTTCGGTTCGAGCCTCGCGTGGACGCCGGGCTGGCGCTGGCCCCCTACGCGAGCGCGATGATGGACTCGAGCGACGGCCTCTCGCGGTCGCTCCACCAGCTCGCGGCGGCCAGCGACTGCGGGTTCGCGATCCGGTCGGAGCGGGTGCCCGTCGCCGACTCGCTGACGGAACTGGCCGCCGCCGAACGGGCGCTCGAGCGCGCGCTCACCTTCGGCGAGGACTTCGAACTCGTCTGTACGATCCCCGAGGCGGACCTCGAGGCCGCTCGCGCGGACGCCCCCGTCCCGCTCTCGGTCGTCGGTGAGGTCGTCGCGGCGGGGGTAACGCTCGACGGGACCGCGCTCGAGGACCGAGGGTACACGCACGGGCGGTCCTGAGAGACCGGAACCGTCCGCAGATCGTCTCAGCCGACGATGGCGATCGGGACCGGCATGAAACAGAGGACGCCGAGCGCGAACGTGACGACCCCGAGGAGGAGCCGACCGGGGCCCAGTCGCTCGTCGTCGACGGGTTTTGCGGGGCCGACCGCCGCGATGAGCGTCGCGAACAGTCCCCAGAACACCCAGATGAACACCGAGTTGCCGCTCTCGCCGCTCACGTAGTAGAGGTAGCCGGC
Above is a genomic segment from Natrononativus amylolyticus containing:
- a CDS encoding HalOD1 output domain-containing protein, with amino-acid sequence MADIRDTDESPTRPPSLEDGGDPPDLSPDTGPDDPLEGGLPDDPADGYETRYDPTRDDSLVCVIVDAVATAAGCDPLEVEPLYDCLDPEALEGLFAPRRSAEARAGSVSFPIHDHVVTVVDGDRVRVEPGEWRERHA
- the thiL gene encoding thiamine-phosphate kinase, which translates into the protein MDERAALALLESELEPVGDDAAVVDGLVLTIDMLHERTDFPAGTSRYTAGWRSVGASLSDVAAMGAEATAAVAAYAAPEFDEAELLAFVRGARDVCERVDARYVGGDLDGHEEFTVASTAVGRVDEPVYRSGAGVGDRVCVTGALGRSAAALELFERADETGDERARERANDLFRFEPRVDAGLALAPYASAMMDSSDGLSRSLHQLAAASDCGFAIRSERVPVADSLTELAAAERALERALTFGEDFELVCTIPEADLEAARADAPVPLSVVGEVVAAGVTLDGTALEDRGYTHGRS
- a CDS encoding DUF7411 family protein — translated: MRLGLLYSGGKDSTLAALLLREFYDVTLVTAHFGITDDWEHARETAETTGFDFERLELDPGVATEAVDRIREDGFPRNGIQLVHQHALETVAANGFDAVADGTRRDDRVPTVSRAQAQSLEDRHGVDYIAPLSGFGRNAVDRLVDATLDVTVGPSEEITRADYEAELRALIADREGERALEQWFPAHEQTHVTGVR
- the hisS gene encoding histidine--tRNA ligase yields the protein MYDRIKGFRDFYPGEMAARRATIDTLEETARSYGFREIGTPALERAEMWTDKSGDEIVDELYAFEDRGGRHVTLTPELTPTVARMVVAKQQALAKPIKWFSTRPFWRYEQVQQGRQREFYQTNVDVFGSSEPEADAEVLAWAADALTGLGLTGEHFEFRISHRDLLGGVLESYDADVDTEAAIRAVDKSEKLETAEYHDLLVDAGLSPDQAAEFDDLIASGDLEAVEAVAGTERVTAAVENLENVLAAAEDVGAREYCTISLETARGLDYYTGIVFECFDSAGEVSRSIFGGGRYDDLIEQFGGQPTPAVGVAPGHATLSLLCQRAGVWPEEAVSTDYYVLSVGDTRAEAARIARDLRERGHVVESDVAGRSFGAQLEYADSINAETTVIVGERDLGNDEITLKEMESGDQVQVPVSSFPGDADRPTYDEFAE
- a CDS encoding helix-turn-helix domain-containing protein, with the translated sequence MATIADFRLPLAEFPLGVAIEAEPSVRIDLERIVPTEEGVLPFFWVRGCADFEAFERRLLEREAVLSLELISETPEEHLYRARWNSDVEGFVRGITRIGATILNGRATTDGWRFELRFGEREQIRSFQRYCHRHEVPVELNRIYTASTTPLDGGYQLTDDQRETIRLAYDRGYFEEPQGVTQTDLAAEFGVSQRAVSRRLRRGLSRLVGSTVAADLESSSE
- a CDS encoding sulfatase, with translation MTETTEREADPHETVRNVVFVVLDTARATSVSERTMPTLAALADEGTTFDRAFATAPWTLPSHASIFTGTYPSEHGAHGGHTYLEDSLRTLPEAFDAAGYDTVGVSNNTWITEEFGFDRGFDDLRRGWQYIQSDTDMGSVVRGEDVHEKLEATRDRLFEGNPVVNAANVLYSEVFQPAGDDGADRTTNWMRDWLASRSRDRPFFLFCNYIEPHVEYDPPRAYAERFLPEGGSYEEATAIRQDPRAYDVGDYELTEREFALLRGLYQAELAYVDDQLERLRAALEDTGHWEDTLLVVCGDHGEHVGEHGFFGHQYNLYDTLLHVPLVFHGGAFTGGGRRSELVQLLDLPATLLEATGLTDAELTEQGHGRSLYPGSRSEPRDAVFAEYAAPQPSIDRLEARFGEVPERVRAFDRRLRAIRTDEYKYVVGDDGFERLHHLVSDPRERVDVSSERPERAAELGARLEGQFDGVEATTAASSVAMRESTKDRLADLGYL
- a CDS encoding sensor histidine kinase; this translates as MSISSLADSRVDGRRVIVLLGELYIAYAAGRVLINVATGQPLVAALIDFVLVGGPGLAILYGGYRLPRTDLHPETYWRIAGWCIGGLVVMSAVFGLVVANPAVTNENPLWTAALVTAVGGVAGLAIGLNEARAVTRAREAEAHKRQLGRQNDRLESLSRMLAHELRNPLSIAQVYLASAVDGDDRAAGEVETALERIEEMIDILLITARSGDVAIDGETVDLADAAADAWAEVTAEGATLTVDDDRTIRADPVHVHYLLENLFRNAVQHGGDAVSVRLGGLEDGFYVADDGRGIPEADRSDVFEAGYTTDSNGIGLGLTFVAHLAAAYDWDCSVTTSEAGGTRIECRGVETVPIPSAR
- a CDS encoding DNA-binding protein, whose protein sequence is MSGTPDEDELEELRRQKMEQLQEQAGQQQNEEAQEAAQQQADAQKQAILRQYLTDDARKRLNTVKMSKQQFGEQVERQVVALAQSGRIQGKIDDAQMKKLLKELQPEKKSFDIQRR
- a CDS encoding 30S ribosomal protein S19e, with the translated sequence MATMYDVPADALIEALADDFEERLEEPEWAQFTKSGVDRELPPEQENFWAIRAASLLRKVADNGPIGVSRLATEYGGAKRGSTRYRVAPDKRVDGSRNLIRTILQQLEEEDLVETAEGEGRRITAEGRSLLDETAGNVLEDLDRPELERYA
- the truA gene encoding tRNA pseudouridine(38-40) synthase TruA gives rise to the protein MHPRAFRIAYDGAGYYGFQRQPDVSTVEDAIFDALRRLEVLAPDAHRPAGYAAAGRTDAGVSALAQTIGLEVPDWLTPRALNAELPADVRAWAAADTPDGFHATHHAVRREYVYHLYAPPTGATPGPSGADPVDDDRFREALEALSGFHDFHNLTPDDRNTEREPRLEASRDGDYLVVTVSAPGFSRELVRRLVSLARDVGTGAEPLAKIDRVLGPDPLPGHEGVAPAPPEPLVLARVAYPNLAFRIDETAAESAREVFEARRLERATGARVAGQLRDGVR
- a CDS encoding sulfatase-like hydrolase/transferase, which encodes MADARPNVLFVLTDQERYDCTAPDGPPVATPAFDRLSSEGVRFTAAYTPISICTSARASLLTGRFPHGHGMLNNCHEADAIRANLPPELPTFSDALADAGYDLTYTGKWHVGRDQIPEDFGFEYLGGSDRHHDDIDTAFREYRADLGVPLEATALTDEIYTHNDPEEGTLVAAETPVDVEATRAYFLAERTIDALEAHADDERPDADAPFFHRADFYGPHHPYVVPEPYASMYDASEVVPWESYAETYDGKPAVHEQFLHYRGVADFDWDTWAEAVAKYWGFVSLIDDQFGRILEAVDELDLADDTMIVHASDHGDFTGSHRQFNKGPLMYEETYHVPLQVRWPGVVEPGTRCEAPVHLHDLAPTFLEVGDAPIPEEFDARSLLPLLEGKLPEAWPDSTFAQYHGEEFGLYTQRMVRTAEYKLVYNGPDVNELYDLEADPAELHNLIDHPEYEGVRRKLADRLVSWMERTDDPYRKWVPKTLE